From the Saccharomonospora marina XMU15 genome, the window CTCGCTCAACGCGACGACGTGGATGGGCCGGATCGGATTGCTGCTGCTGCCGCCGCTGGCGTACTTCGTCACCTACCGGATCTGTCTCGGTCTGCAACGAGCCGACCGCGAGGTGCTCGAACACGGCGTGGAGACCGGCATCATCAAGCGGCTGCCGCACGGTGAGTTCATCGAGTTGCACCAGCCGCTCGGCCCGGTCGACGAGCACGGTCATCCGGTGGAGTTGGAGTACCAGGGCGCGCCCGTGCCGAAGCGGATGAACCAGCTCGGCACCGCGGGCAAGGCCGTACCCGGCTCGCTGCTCACGCCGGACCCGCCGGAAGAGACGGCCGCGCTTGAGCGGGCGAAGGAAGCCCAGGGCGACTACGCGACCGGCGAGTTGGAGGCTCCTCAGCCGGAGGAGGCCACCACCAGCGAACGCTGAGGGCACAGCAGACGAGCCAGGCCGCCGAGGTTCCACGCGAACTCCGGCGGCCTGGCTCGTTGTGTGACCGTTTCGATCAGTCGCCGTCGATGCCGATGTCGAAAGCCGACCGGGTGTCGGCGCTGGAGTAGGAGCGGAACGCGATGTGGGTGTCGGTGTCCAGTACACCGGGAACCTTGCCGATCCTGGCCGGGATGAGGTCGGCCAGTTCCTCGTGTGCCCCCACGCGCACGATCGCGATCAGGTCCACGTCACCGGCACAGGAGTAGACCTCCGAGACGCCGTCGATGTCCGCGATCGCCTGCGCGGTCTCTGGGATGGTGTCCGTCGCGGCGTGGATCAGGACGATCGCAGTGATCAACGTGGCCTCCTCGAGGTTGCTGCCTTCGCCGCGATCGTATCCCTCGCCAGCAGGTGCCGCGGCGGCCGCAACAGCTACCCGATACCTACCCGACAGCTATCCGACGGCCTCGAGCGAAACCGCTGTCGCGGCTCGCCGCAGCCACGGGTCCCAGCCACCCCCGCCGCACACCGGCTCCGCCCACGGGTCGGTGGCGCGCACCAGCCGCACACCGGGGCGGGTCAGCCAGCGCAGCAGCACCGCCACCTCCTCGCTACTCGCCCCTCGCAGCGGTCCCTCACCGGGCAGCACCGTCTGCGCCGAGGCTACGAGCGTGTCGACGACCGGCATCGGCGACACACCACGGCGCGCGACCCCGGCCGAGGCCAGCCTGCCGTGCCGGATCACGGCGATCTCCCAACCGCCGCTGCCGTCCGGGGCGGCCGCGACCAGTTCGGCGATCGCGGCCAGCGAGGCCAGCCGGTGCCCTCGGTGAACGGCCCGCAACAACGCGGCCAGCTCGTCCCGCCGCTGAGCCGCCCGCTCGAAGTGCTGCGCCGCCGCCAACTCCTCCACCTGTTCGCGAGCGGCGTGCAACGCCGCGTCGGAGGTGCCCGCCACCAGTTCGGTGACCAGCCGCACCGCGGGCCGGTACTGCTCGACGGTCTGCCTGCCCGCGCAGGGCGCGCCGCAGCGGTCCAGTTCCGCGAGCACGCACGGCGATGACTCGCCACCGCTGCGCGGGATCCGCTGGGTGCACGTTCGCAGCCGCGCGACGCCGGCGAGCGTCTCGGCGGCGGCTTTGGCCCGCGCCTGCGAGCTGAACGGGCCGAGCGCGCCGTCCCTGGCGTTGCGCACCACCGAGAGTCGGGGAAACGCCTCGTCGGTGAGTGCCACCCACCACATCTTTCGCGGGTTCTTCGACCGCCGGTTGTAGGCGGGCCGGTGCGCGGCGAGCAGCCGCAACTCGCGCACCTGCGCCTCGAGAGCGTGTGCGCACTCGATGCCGTCCACCCGCCCGGCGAGAGCCACCATCTCCCGAATCCGGCCGCGGCTTTCAGAGCCGGTGAAGTACTGCCGCACCCTGCGCCGCAGGTTCTTGGCGGTGCCCACGTACAACACCTCGTCGCCGGGGCCGCGGAACAGGTACACCCCGGGTTTTTCTGGCAGGTGCGCGGCAAGGCCCCGCTTCCTTCGCTGCGCCGGTGTGACGTCGGGCAGGTAGTCCAGCAACTCCTCAAGCGAGTGCACGCCGACCGAACCGACCCGTTCCAGCAGCGCGTGCAGCACGTCGACGGTCGCGCGGGCGTCGTCGAGCGCCCGGTGTGTCGGCTTCGTCCTGGCTCCCAGCAGCGTGGCCAGCGCGGAAAGCCGGTAGCCGCCCGTGTGCTCCGGTGCCAGCACGCGGCGGGCCAGCCGCAGCGTGCACACCACGGGCGGGCGAGGCCAGGCGTAGCCGTGTGCCTGGCACGCCGCCCGCAGGAACGTGGTGTCGAAGCCCGCGTTGTGTGCCACCAGCACCGCGCCGGAGGCGAACTCGAGGAACGCGGGCAGCACCCGCTCGATCCGGGGAGCGGCGCTGACCATCGCGCTGGTGATGCCGGTCAGTGCGACGACCTGCGGCGGGATGGGTGCGCCCGGGTCCACCAGCGTCGCGAACTCGCCGAGCGTCTCGCCACCGCGGACCTTCACGGCCCCGATCTCGGTGATGCCCCTCGCCGCGGGCGCCCCGCCCGTGGTTTCCAGGTCGACGATCACGAACGTGGTGTCCCGCAACGGTGTGCCCAGCTCGTCGAACGTCAGTTGCATGATCGGCGACCATAGGCACACACACCGACAGTTTTCGCCCGCGGTTCACCGTGACATCACGCTCCGGCCAGCCTCGGTGGCGACGATCACCGCGAACCGAACGGACGGAGACGCCGATGCTGCGAAGAGGCCTTGCGATCGTGCTGCTGGTGTGTGGCGCGCTGACGACAATGGTGACGATGGTGACGCCTGCGGGAGCGGCCGCACACGGGGCGAGGACGGTCACGGTGCTGTCGTTCAACATCCACCACGGGGAGGGCACCGACGGCGTACTCGACCTCGACCGGATCGCCGAGGTGATCCGCGAGAGCCGAGCCGACGTCGTGGGACTGCAGGAGGTGGACCGGCACTACTCGGGCCGCAGCGACTGGGCCGACCAGGCAGGTGCGCTCGCGGACCGACTCGGCTACCACGTCGCCTTCGGAGCCAACATCGACCGCGATCCGCCTGCGGCGGGCAGGCCACGTATCCAGTACGGCACCGCGATCCTGTCCAGGTATCCGATCGTGCGCTCGACCAACACCTACCTGTACCGCTCGCCCGACCAGGAGCAGCGCGGTCTGCTGCACTCCGAACTCGACGTGCGCGGGACGCGGGTGCACGTCTACAACACCCACCTCGCCGCGAGTTCGCGCACCGACCGGTTGCGGCAGACGCGGCAGCTCACCGAACTCATCGAAGACACCGCGCCCGCCGTGCTCGTCGGTGACCTCAACGCGCTGCCGTCGGCTACCGAGATCACGACCCTTGCGGAGGAGTTCACCGACGCCTGGGTCGCCGCGGGACACGGTGCGGGCGGCACCTACCCCGCCGAGAATCCCGACCGCCGGATCGACTACGTGTTCACCGGCACCGGGTTGCGCCCGGTGTGGGCCAGGGTGATCGACGCCGACCCCGCGGCCTCCGATCACCTCCCGCTCGCCGCCAGGCTCGTGGTCGAACCCACCTCGTGATCTCCCGGGGGCGCGGTTGGCGGCCCGCAGAACCTAAGCTGGATGGATGCTGCCGTCACCCGCGCACCCAGAGCGACCCGAGGAGAACGCCTCCGGGCACGTCACAGGCGCGCCCGGTGACCCGGCGTCGGCAACGGAACCCGAATCCGAACCCGTCGACTGGCTCGGGCTGCCCGAACCGGTGCGAGAACGTATCGCCGAGTTGACGGCCGCCGCGCTTGGCAAGCTGCCTGCCGACGACGTTCCTCGGCAGTTGCGGCCGGTGGCCAGGTTCGCCCCGGCCAAGCGGGCACGGCTGGGCGGCAACGCCCTGCTCACCGGGCTGCGGGACTCCAGCCGGTTTCGCACCGCCGTGCTGGGGTGGCTGCGTGAGAACCGCTTCGACGCGCTGAACCCCAACGACGAGGATTCGGTCGCGGCGGCGGCCGCCGCCGTGCTGCTCGGTGAGTCCAGCGCCTCCTCACGCATCCGGCTCGTGGCCAGGAACGCGGAGGAAACCACCTTGCGTGCCGAGCGGGACGCGGCCGTGGCGCGTAGCCGCAAGCTGGAGGCCGAGGTGCAGCGGCTTCGTGCCGACGCGGAGCAGGCCAGGCAGGAGGTCGAGCGTGCGCGAGGGGAGCGCGAGAGCGAACTCGACCGGCTGCGCGGCAGGCTCAGGGAGCAGGGCATGGTGCTGCGGCAGGCCAGGGACGAGGCCGAGCAGGCACGGGCCGAGGTCGAGCGGGCACGGGCCGAGCAGGCACGCGAACTGGAGGCGATGGCGGCGCAACTGGAGCGGGAACGCCAGCGGGCGGCACGGGAGAAGGAACGAGCCGACCGCGCTGTCAGCGATGCCGAGGTCGCTCGCCAGTCCGCTCGGGAGGCTCGCGACGCCGACGAGGTGCGGTTGTCGATGTTGCTGGACACGCTCAGCGGCGCTGTCGACGGACTACGGCGGGAGCTCTCCGTCGGTTCGGTACGGCGGCGCCCCGCCGACGTCGTGCGTGGTGCGAGCACGGCCACCAGCGGTGGCCGCGTTTCCGAGCCCGCCATGTTCGAGAGGCTGCTGAGCCTGCCCAACGTGCACCTCATCGTCGACGGCTACAACGTGACCAAAACCGGTTATCCGGAGCTTTCGCTGGCAGAACAGCGCAGCAGGTTGGTAGGTCAACTCTCCGCGCTGTCTGCTCGCACCGGTGCCGAGGTCACGGTGGTGTTCGACGGGGCGGACGTGACGTCCATCCCCTCGGCGACACCGAAGGGGGTGCGGGTGCTGTTCTCCGACCCCGGCGTGCTCGCCGACGACGTGATCAGGGCGCTGGTGGCGGCCGAGCCGCCCGGCAGGCCGCTGGTGGTGGCCACCTCCGATCAGGCGGTGGTCAACTCGGTGTGCGGGCAGGGCGCCCACGCCGTCGCGGCGCGTGTCCTGCTCACCAGACTCGGCCGCGTCTAGCGAGGTCGATGTCTCCCGGTTGTGACGAAGCGGCAACCAGTCTCGTACCCCGACGCGTGACGATCAGCGCGGCACATCGTTGTTACTGCTGGATTTCACGCGAGTACGGAGGTGCGGGTTGCGGGTCGCTGCGGTCACGTTGTCGCTGTTGGTGGCGGCAACGCTGGTGGCGGTTCCTGCCCACGGGCAGGAGCAACCCCCGGCCGACTCCGATGATCGCCGTGTCGAGGCGGGAATCGCGCCCGGCACCCCGGTGCCCGATCCGCGTCCCGGCGAGGCGTTCGCCGACCCCGCCGTCGCCGAACTGCAGCGCACCGCGAGTGAGGTGCAACGAGAACTCGGCACGTTGTCGCGGCGTATCGAGTCCGCGCGGCAGCGGGCCGACGCGGCCGCGGCGCGGGTTCGTAAGGCGAAGCGGGAACGTGAGGCGGCCGAACAGGTCATGGCGGCGCGGCAGGACGAGGTCGACGCCTTCTCCAAGTCGGTGTTTCAGGCGATGGGCAGGGCCGACGAGTTCCGGCTGCTCGTCACCGCGGCGAACGGAAAGGAGTTGCTCGACGGTACTTCAATGCTGGGCAGGCTGCGCGACGCCCAGAACGAGCGGCTTTCCGGTGCGTTGCGGCGGCACCGCGACGCCGTGCGTGCCGAGGAGTCGGCCGAGGCCGCCCGCCGGTCCGCGGTGGCGAGCGAGTCGCAGTTGCGGCAACGCAGCGTGGACGCGACCAACCGGGCCGACGCCGTTTCGGCCGAGTTGGCGGGTCCTGTCGACGCGGCCAACCAGGCGGTGATCGCGCAGCAGCGGGCCCAACGTGAGCGCAACCGAAAGACCGCGGACAACTGGAACGCCTACCTTCGGCGGTTGCGGCAGGCGGGTGTTTCGGCGCCACCGGCGCGCGCGCTCGCCGATGCCACGCGGCTGCCCGCCGGACTCCGGCCGCTGCCTGGCAAGGACGGCGAACCACAGCCCGGCGTCGCACAGGTCGGTGTGGACGGACAGCGGGTGCTGGTGCTCGCGAAGGAGACGATCGCCGCGGTTTCGGCCGCTGTGGCCGCCCTCGGTAAACCGTATGTGCCGCACGAGGGCGGTCAGGGTCCACTGGCCTACTCCTGTGACGGGCTGGTCAGTTCCGTGTTCACCGGCGCGGGGATCGAGTTGCCGGGCTCGGCGAGCAGGCAACTGGCCACCGGCAGGCGAGTGCCTGCAGGCGACGCGCAGCCCGGCGACCTCATCTTCGTGGGCCCGAAGCGGTACGGCGTGCAGTCGGTGGGCATCGTGCTCGATGAGCGCACCATGCTGGTGGCCGACGCCAGACTCGCGGGTGTGGTCGTGACCGATCGCCCCGCGGGCGACGCCGTGCTCGGTGTGGTGCGTCCCACGCTGGGCAGGCAGGAACCGAGGCCGGTGCCGCAGCGAGCCGAGGGCGAGCTGATCTGGCGCTGCGGTGGTGTCGAACTGCCGAGGCGGCAGGCTGACGAGGCCGCGGGCGCGTGGGGCGGCTATCCCAACGGCCTTATCCCGGCGGCGGCACTGTGTTCGACAGGCGCGGGCTCGCACGTGCTCCGCTGCGACGCCGCACAGGCCTACCACGCGATGTCGCGGGCATACGCGGGTAGGTTCGGCAGTCCGGTGTGCATCACCGACTCCTACCGCACCTTCGACGCGCAGGTGGATCTGTACCGGCGCAAGCCGTCGTTGGCTGCGGTACCCGGCACGAGCAACCACGGGTGGGGGCTCGCTGTCGATCTGTGCGGCGGAGTCGAGTCGTTCGGCACACCGCAGTACCGTTGGCTCGCGGCGAACGCGCCCGCGTTCGGCTGGGTCAACCCCGGTTGGGCTCGGCAGGGCGGCGGGCGTGAGGAACCGTGGCACTGGGAGTACGTGGGGACCGGTTGAGGGGGCAGCGTATTTCGGACCGCGCCGCGCCGGTGACCGCGAACCGTCGTCGGCTGCCTTGATTCGTGACGCCACGATTCGTGACGCCACGATTCGTGACGCCACGATTCGTGTACCGGGATGGTTGCTCTCGTGCTTTCGCTGCACGGCCAGGGTCGCGGCGGTGGGAGCACGTCGGCGGCACGATCGGGTGAGTAGTGGCCGGAATTGTCGGTGCGGCTGCCTAGCGTGCGGGTATGGACGACATCGACCACCTCGACGACGATACGCTGATCATCGACTGCGATCGGTGCCAGGTACGGGGCGACGCGTGCGAGAACTGCGTCGTCAGTGTTGTACTCGGTGCCCCGCCGTCGGTGGAGTGGGACCGTGCCGAGCGGCACGCGATTGACGTGCTCGCGGAAGCGGGCATGGTTCCTCGGCTACGGCTGGTGCCGGACGGGCCGCATCGGCGGCGCCGCGCCGGCTGAAACGCTGTCGAATTCGAATACACCCGACAAAACCACTGAGCGCTAACCATTCGACGAACGGTCACTCCGATCAGGTGAACGGTTCTCGGCGCTTTAGCTCAGATGTGTCGTATGCATCACATCGAGCGACTATTCGCTGGTCCGAAGGCGCGGAAACGTACGGTGGCCGATTCGCCACTGTGCGCCGGTGGACTCTGCGGCATCTCTTTCGTAACCTGTCCGAGATCTCGCGCCAGTCAGCCGTTCCACCAGGGTCGGCGACGCGGGATCGCCGCCGAGGCAGCTTGTCGGGGAGCTGTGCCGGACCACCACGTGATTTCAGGCGCGACGCGCCACTCGCTGCGCTCCGCGCTGCCTGACGAATCACGATCGCCGAGGGCCCCCGACCTCGTGCGGGGTGGGCAGGCAGGCGGCCGGAGAGCAAAGGAGAGACGCGCGACGTGCAGTCGCATCCCGTGAAACGTGTGGTGTCGGGAGCGTTGGCGGCCTCCGCTGTGATCGCGGCAGTCACCTTCACCCAGACTCCAGCCACGGCTTCCCCTACCCCCGCCCTCCAACAACCCCAGAGCAGTTCCGAGGCTTTGGAGAAATATCGCGAGCTGGCGAGCAAGGCCGAGAAGCTCAACGAGGAGTATCTGAAGGCCCAGGAGGACCTCAAGGCCAAAGAGGCCGAACTGAAGAAGGTCAGCGGCACGCTGAAGCAGGCCAAGAAGGCCCAGCAGCGGGCGATGGCCGATGTGGAACGGTTCCGCGTCGACGTCGACAGGTTCGCGGGTGCTTCGTTCACAGCGGGCAGCCAGTTGAACAAGATGTCGGCTCTGCTCACCGGCAGTTCCGCGCAGGACTTCCTCGACCGGTCCTCCGCGCTGGACGTCCTCGCCACGGACAAGAACGAGGCACTGCAGCGGTTGCAGGGTGCTGTGGACAAGGCCACGGCCGCCGAGCAGCAGGCGTCGGAAGCGCGCCGCAAGGCACAGCAGGCCAAGGACGCCGCCGCGAAGCTGGCC encodes:
- a CDS encoding Lrp/AsnC family transcriptional regulator: MITAIVLIHAATDTIPETAQAIADIDGVSEVYSCAGDVDLIAIVRVGAHEELADLIPARIGKVPGVLDTDTHIAFRSYSSADTRSAFDIGIDGD
- a CDS encoding DEDD exonuclease domain-containing protein: MQLTFDELGTPLRDTTFVIVDLETTGGAPAARGITEIGAVKVRGGETLGEFATLVDPGAPIPPQVVALTGITSAMVSAAPRIERVLPAFLEFASGAVLVAHNAGFDTTFLRAACQAHGYAWPRPPVVCTLRLARRVLAPEHTGGYRLSALATLLGARTKPTHRALDDARATVDVLHALLERVGSVGVHSLEELLDYLPDVTPAQRRKRGLAAHLPEKPGVYLFRGPGDEVLYVGTAKNLRRRVRQYFTGSESRGRIREMVALAGRVDGIECAHALEAQVRELRLLAAHRPAYNRRSKNPRKMWWVALTDEAFPRLSVVRNARDGALGPFSSQARAKAAAETLAGVARLRTCTQRIPRSGGESSPCVLAELDRCGAPCAGRQTVEQYRPAVRLVTELVAGTSDAALHAAREQVEELAAAQHFERAAQRRDELAALLRAVHRGHRLASLAAIAELVAAAPDGSGGWEIAVIRHGRLASAGVARRGVSPMPVVDTLVASAQTVLPGEGPLRGASSEEVAVLLRWLTRPGVRLVRATDPWAEPVCGGGGWDPWLRRAATAVSLEAVG
- a CDS encoding endonuclease/exonuclease/phosphatase family protein gives rise to the protein MLRRGLAIVLLVCGALTTMVTMVTPAGAAAHGARTVTVLSFNIHHGEGTDGVLDLDRIAEVIRESRADVVGLQEVDRHYSGRSDWADQAGALADRLGYHVAFGANIDRDPPAAGRPRIQYGTAILSRYPIVRSTNTYLYRSPDQEQRGLLHSELDVRGTRVHVYNTHLAASSRTDRLRQTRQLTELIEDTAPAVLVGDLNALPSATEITTLAEEFTDAWVAAGHGAGGTYPAENPDRRIDYVFTGTGLRPVWARVIDADPAASDHLPLAARLVVEPTS
- a CDS encoding NYN domain-containing protein; amino-acid sequence: MLPSPAHPERPEENASGHVTGAPGDPASATEPESEPVDWLGLPEPVRERIAELTAAALGKLPADDVPRQLRPVARFAPAKRARLGGNALLTGLRDSSRFRTAVLGWLRENRFDALNPNDEDSVAAAAAAVLLGESSASSRIRLVARNAEETTLRAERDAAVARSRKLEAEVQRLRADAEQARQEVERARGERESELDRLRGRLREQGMVLRQARDEAEQARAEVERARAEQARELEAMAAQLERERQRAAREKERADRAVSDAEVARQSAREARDADEVRLSMLLDTLSGAVDGLRRELSVGSVRRRPADVVRGASTATSGGRVSEPAMFERLLSLPNVHLIVDGYNVTKTGYPELSLAEQRSRLVGQLSALSARTGAEVTVVFDGADVTSIPSATPKGVRVLFSDPGVLADDVIRALVAAEPPGRPLVVATSDQAVVNSVCGQGAHAVAARVLLTRLGRV
- a CDS encoding D-alanyl-D-alanine carboxypeptidase family protein, with translation MRVAAVTLSLLVAATLVAVPAHGQEQPPADSDDRRVEAGIAPGTPVPDPRPGEAFADPAVAELQRTASEVQRELGTLSRRIESARQRADAAAARVRKAKREREAAEQVMAARQDEVDAFSKSVFQAMGRADEFRLLVTAANGKELLDGTSMLGRLRDAQNERLSGALRRHRDAVRAEESAEAARRSAVASESQLRQRSVDATNRADAVSAELAGPVDAANQAVIAQQRAQRERNRKTADNWNAYLRRLRQAGVSAPPARALADATRLPAGLRPLPGKDGEPQPGVAQVGVDGQRVLVLAKETIAAVSAAVAALGKPYVPHEGGQGPLAYSCDGLVSSVFTGAGIELPGSASRQLATGRRVPAGDAQPGDLIFVGPKRYGVQSVGIVLDERTMLVADARLAGVVVTDRPAGDAVLGVVRPTLGRQEPRPVPQRAEGELIWRCGGVELPRRQADEAAGAWGGYPNGLIPAAALCSTGAGSHVLRCDAAQAYHAMSRAYAGRFGSPVCITDSYRTFDAQVDLYRRKPSLAAVPGTSNHGWGLAVDLCGGVESFGTPQYRWLAANAPAFGWVNPGWARQGGGREEPWHWEYVGTG
- a CDS encoding C40 family peptidase, with translation MQSHPVKRVVSGALAASAVIAAVTFTQTPATASPTPALQQPQSSSEALEKYRELASKAEKLNEEYLKAQEDLKAKEAELKKVSGTLKQAKKAQQRAMADVERFRVDVDRFAGASFTAGSQLNKMSALLTGSSAQDFLDRSSALDVLATDKNEALQRLQGAVDKATAAEQQASEARRKAQQAKDAAAKLAADIEARKERLDEQVDDLAEQAGLLSDSDVAAQQDTGVDIGPVQAPGPAAQAAVDAALSVRGSPYVWGATGPDSFDCSGLTQWAYAQAGISIPRTSSSQSTYGTPVSRSQLQPGDLVFYYSPVSHVGIYLGDGMMVHAPTSGDVVKVSPLQDEYSGARRVA